One genomic segment of Burkholderia pyrrocinia includes these proteins:
- the ureE gene encoding urease accessory protein UreE — MRTLDKRIAPNVKLAASLVARAPTLTLAYDARCKSRLAATLDTGEDVAVLLPRGTVLRDGDVLVADDGALVRVAAAPETVLLVRAADPLTLMRAAYHLGNRHTPVEIGDGYLKLEADPVLADMLRRLGTQVEATSAPFQPEAGAYGGGHKHGHDATFAEDYALAQQVFGEHHGHSHSHDHDHDHDHQHGPGCTHGHGHDHH, encoded by the coding sequence ATGCGCACCCTCGACAAACGCATTGCCCCGAACGTGAAACTCGCCGCGTCGCTCGTCGCGCGCGCACCGACGCTCACGCTCGCGTATGACGCCCGCTGCAAGAGCCGCCTCGCGGCGACGCTCGACACCGGCGAGGACGTCGCGGTCCTGCTGCCGCGCGGCACCGTGCTGCGCGACGGCGACGTGCTCGTCGCCGACGACGGCGCGCTCGTGCGCGTCGCCGCGGCACCCGAGACCGTGCTGCTCGTGCGCGCGGCCGATCCGCTCACGCTGATGCGCGCCGCGTACCATCTCGGCAACCGTCACACGCCGGTCGAGATCGGCGACGGCTACCTGAAGCTCGAAGCCGATCCGGTGCTCGCGGACATGCTGCGCCGGCTCGGCACGCAGGTCGAAGCGACGAGCGCGCCGTTCCAGCCGGAAGCCGGCGCCTACGGCGGCGGCCACAAGCACGGGCACGACGCGACGTTCGCCGAGGACTACGCGCTGGCGCAGCAGGTGTTCGGCGAACACCACGGACACTCGCATTCGCACGATCACGATCACGATCACGATCACCAGCATGGTCCCGGATGCACGCACGGCCACGGCCATGACCACCACTGA
- the ureC gene encoding urease subunit alpha: MTLRLGRRAYAEMFGPTTGDRVRLADTELLIEIERDFTTYGEEVKFGGGKVIRDGMGQSQRVSADVPDTVITNAVILDHWGIVKADIAIKHGRIAAIGKAGNPDIQPGVTIAIGAATEVIAGEGLIVTAGGIDTHIHFISPQQIDEALASGVTTMLGGGTGPATGTNATTCTPGPWHMERMLQAADGWPINLGFLGKGNASLPEPLVEQIAAGAIGLKLHEDWGTTPAAIDNCLSVADDTDTQVAIHTDTLNEAGFVESTVAAFKGRTIHTYHTEGAGGGHAPDILKVCGEANVLPSSTNPTRPYTINTLDEHLDMLMVCHHLDPSIAEDLAFAESRIRRETIAAEDILHDLGALSMLSSDSQAMGRVGEVIIRTWQTAHKMKVQRGALPGDGARNDNFRAKRYVAKYTINPAITHGIAHEVGSIEPGKWADLVLWEPAFFGIKPSMILKGGMIAVAQMGDPNASIPTPQPVHYREMFATRGGALARTSLTFVSQMAADAGIAERYGLAKRIVPVRNCRNVTKADMIHNAWRPSISVDPETYDVIADGQLLTCEPATVLPMAQRYFLF, translated from the coding sequence ATCCGCGACGGGATGGGCCAGTCGCAGCGCGTGTCCGCCGACGTGCCCGACACGGTCATCACGAACGCGGTGATCCTCGATCACTGGGGCATCGTGAAAGCCGACATCGCGATCAAGCACGGCCGCATCGCCGCGATCGGCAAGGCCGGCAATCCGGATATCCAGCCGGGCGTGACGATCGCGATTGGAGCCGCGACCGAAGTGATCGCCGGCGAAGGGTTGATCGTGACCGCGGGCGGCATCGACACGCACATCCACTTCATCAGCCCGCAGCAGATCGACGAGGCGCTCGCATCGGGCGTCACGACGATGCTCGGCGGCGGCACGGGGCCGGCCACCGGCACCAACGCGACGACCTGCACGCCGGGCCCGTGGCACATGGAGCGGATGCTTCAGGCCGCGGACGGCTGGCCGATCAACCTCGGCTTCCTCGGCAAGGGCAACGCGAGCCTGCCCGAGCCGCTCGTCGAGCAGATCGCGGCCGGCGCGATCGGGCTGAAGCTGCACGAGGACTGGGGCACGACGCCCGCCGCGATCGACAACTGCCTGTCGGTCGCCGACGACACCGACACGCAGGTCGCGATCCACACCGACACGCTGAACGAAGCCGGCTTCGTCGAATCGACGGTCGCCGCGTTCAAGGGCCGCACGATCCACACGTACCACACCGAAGGCGCGGGCGGCGGCCATGCGCCCGACATCCTGAAGGTGTGCGGCGAGGCGAACGTGCTGCCGTCGTCGACCAACCCGACGCGCCCGTACACGATCAACACGCTCGACGAGCATCTCGACATGCTGATGGTGTGCCATCACCTCGATCCGTCGATCGCCGAGGATCTCGCGTTCGCCGAATCGCGGATCCGCCGCGAGACGATCGCGGCCGAGGACATCCTGCACGATCTCGGCGCGCTGTCGATGCTGTCGTCCGATTCGCAGGCGATGGGCCGCGTCGGCGAAGTGATCATCCGCACCTGGCAGACCGCGCACAAGATGAAGGTGCAGCGCGGCGCGCTGCCCGGGGACGGCGCGCGCAACGACAACTTCCGCGCGAAGCGCTACGTCGCGAAGTACACGATCAACCCGGCGATCACGCACGGCATTGCGCACGAAGTCGGTTCGATCGAGCCCGGCAAGTGGGCCGACCTCGTGCTGTGGGAGCCCGCGTTCTTCGGGATCAAGCCGTCGATGATCCTGAAGGGCGGGATGATCGCGGTCGCGCAGATGGGCGACCCGAACGCGTCGATCCCGACGCCGCAGCCCGTCCACTATCGCGAGATGTTCGCGACGCGCGGCGGCGCGCTCGCGCGCACGTCGCTGACCTTCGTGTCGCAGATGGCGGCCGACGCGGGCATCGCGGAACGCTACGGCCTCGCGAAGCGGATCGTGCCCGTGCGCAACTGCCGCAACGTGACGAAGGCCGACATGATCCACAACGCGTGGCGCCCGTCGATCAGCGTCGACCCCGAAACCTACGACGTGATCGCCGACGGCCAGTTGCTCACCTGCGAGCCGGCGACGGTGCTGCCGATGGCGCAGCGCTATTTCCTGTTCTGA
- the ureG gene encoding urease accessory protein UreG → MNAPVPSSARRTKKLPPLRVGIGGPVGSGKTTLLEMLCKAMRDRYDLVAITNDIYTKEDQRLLTVAGALPEERIMGVETGGCPHTAIREDASINLEAVDRMLSRFPDADIVFIESGGDNLAATFSPELSDLTIYVIDVAGGEKIPRKGGPGITKSDLLVINKTDLAPLVGANLDVMASDTKKMRGERPFVMTNLKALEGVADVIAFIEKKGLLTV, encoded by the coding sequence ATGAATGCACCTGTCCCCTCCTCCGCCCGCCGCACGAAGAAACTGCCGCCGCTGCGCGTCGGCATCGGCGGCCCCGTCGGCTCCGGCAAGACCACGCTGCTCGAAATGCTGTGCAAGGCGATGCGCGACCGCTACGACCTCGTCGCGATCACCAACGACATCTATACGAAGGAAGACCAGCGGCTGCTGACGGTTGCGGGCGCGCTGCCCGAGGAGCGCATCATGGGCGTCGAGACGGGCGGCTGCCCGCACACGGCGATCCGCGAGGATGCGTCGATCAACCTCGAGGCCGTCGACCGGATGCTGTCGCGCTTTCCCGACGCCGACATCGTGTTCATCGAATCGGGCGGCGACAATCTCGCGGCGACATTCAGCCCCGAGCTGTCGGACCTGACGATCTACGTGATCGACGTCGCGGGCGGCGAGAAGATCCCGCGCAAGGGCGGCCCCGGCATCACGAAGTCCGACCTGCTCGTGATCAACAAGACCGATCTCGCGCCGCTGGTCGGCGCGAACCTCGACGTGATGGCGTCCGACACGAAGAAGATGCGCGGCGAGCGGCCTTTCGTGATGACGAACCTGAAGGCGCTCGAAGGCGTCGCGGACGTGATCGCGTTCATCGAGAAGAAGGGCTTGCTGACGGTCTGA
- a CDS encoding urease accessory protein UreF, whose protein sequence is MTTTELVTLLHLASPALPIGAFSYSQGLEAALDANLIRDADSARDWIASGLTDVLAQGELPFLAHQLARWHAHDAHALAAEDAWFIASRESAELRRETEQMGWSLAQLCASLEWGEAARRATLASMSPVTLPTAFAYAAAAHDASADATLAAYAFGWVENQTSAALKAVPLGQLAGQRIIVALRGAIDAAVRRALATPPDAVNTFAPQLGILSARHETQYSRLFRS, encoded by the coding sequence ATGACCACCACTGAACTCGTCACGCTGCTGCACCTCGCGTCGCCGGCGCTGCCGATCGGCGCGTTCAGCTATTCGCAGGGCCTCGAAGCGGCGCTCGACGCGAACCTGATCCGCGACGCAGATAGCGCGCGCGACTGGATCGCGAGCGGCCTGACCGACGTGCTTGCGCAAGGCGAGCTGCCGTTCCTTGCGCACCAGCTCGCGCGCTGGCATGCGCACGACGCGCACGCGCTCGCCGCCGAAGATGCGTGGTTCATCGCGAGCCGAGAATCGGCGGAACTGCGCCGCGAGACCGAACAGATGGGCTGGTCGCTCGCGCAGCTTTGCGCGTCGCTCGAATGGGGCGAAGCCGCGCGCCGGGCGACGCTCGCATCGATGTCGCCGGTCACGCTGCCAACGGCATTCGCGTACGCAGCCGCCGCGCACGATGCCAGCGCCGACGCGACGCTCGCCGCGTACGCCTTCGGCTGGGTCGAGAACCAGACGTCCGCCGCGCTGAAGGCCGTGCCGCTCGGCCAGCTCGCCGGGCAACGCATCATCGTCGCGCTGCGCGGTGCGATCGACGCGGCCGTGCGCCGCGCGCTCGCGACGCCGCCCGACGCCGTCAACACGTTCGCGCCGCAACTCGGCATCCTGTCCGCGCGGCACGAAACCCAGTACTCGCGGTTGTTCCGCTCCTGA